A genome region from Mycobacterium sp. 3519A includes the following:
- a CDS encoding HAD-IA family hydrolase codes for MTETLRSTVATRPQLVLFDLDGTLTDSAQGIVSSFKHALGEVGAVAPDGALASRIVGPPMHHTLREMGLGDDVDAAIAAYRADYSTRGWAMNRLFDGIAALLADLRAAGVRLAVATSKAEPTAQRILAHFGLDGHFEVIAGASVDGSRATKSDVVARALAQLQPLPDRVLMVGDRSHDVEGAAEHGIETVVVGWGYGSADFEGPDAVSALAHVCTVDDLREVLGV; via the coding sequence GTGACAGAAACCCTGCGCAGTACCGTCGCGACGCGCCCGCAGTTGGTGCTGTTCGACCTCGACGGCACCTTGACCGACTCGGCACAGGGCATCGTGTCCAGCTTCAAGCACGCGCTCGGTGAGGTCGGCGCCGTGGCCCCCGACGGCGCCCTGGCCAGCCGCATCGTCGGCCCGCCGATGCATCACACGCTGCGCGAAATGGGGCTCGGCGACGACGTCGACGCCGCGATCGCGGCCTACCGGGCGGACTACAGCACCAGGGGCTGGGCGATGAACAGGCTCTTCGACGGGATCGCCGCCCTGCTGGCGGATCTGCGGGCGGCCGGCGTGCGGTTGGCGGTGGCCACCTCGAAGGCGGAGCCGACGGCGCAGCGCATCCTGGCGCACTTCGGTCTCGACGGGCACTTCGAGGTAATCGCGGGCGCCAGCGTCGACGGCTCCCGCGCCACCAAGTCCGACGTGGTCGCGCGCGCCCTCGCCCAGTTGCAACCGCTGCCCGACCGCGTGCTGATGGTCGGCGACCGGTCCCACGACGTGGAGGGGGCGGCCGAACACGGCATCGAAACGGTGGTGGTCGGCTGGGGCTACGGCAGTGCGGACTTCGAGGGTCCCGACGCCGTCAGCGCGCTGGCGCACGTCTGTACGGTCGACGACCTTCGCGAGGTGTTGGGTGTCTGA
- a CDS encoding VOC family protein, translating into MAFPALNHVALTVSDLDVSGPWYRSLIGTDPLLDEHTDAGFRHQVWAFDNGTLFGIHQHDRGAEGGRFSEFRVGLDHVGFGCADRAELEGWVDQLDSLGVEHSGIVDEHYGSGLSFRDPDGNALEFFAPPS; encoded by the coding sequence ATGGCGTTCCCCGCCCTCAATCACGTCGCACTCACAGTGAGCGATCTCGACGTGAGCGGTCCCTGGTACCGATCCCTCATCGGGACAGACCCGTTGCTCGACGAGCACACCGACGCCGGCTTCCGGCATCAGGTGTGGGCATTCGACAACGGCACGCTGTTCGGCATCCACCAGCATGACCGCGGAGCCGAAGGCGGACGGTTCAGCGAGTTTCGGGTAGGACTGGACCACGTCGGGTTCGGTTGCGCCGATCGCGCGGAATTGGAGGGCTGGGTCGACCAGCTCGACTCCCTCGGCGTCGAGCACAGCGGAATCGTCGACGAGCATTACGGATCCGGTCTGAGTTTCCGCGATCCCGACGGCAACGCGCTGGAATTCTTCGCACCGCCGTCATAA
- a CDS encoding cellulase family glycosylhydrolase translates to MRRPVVKIGIAVTASALFSAGAASLLTAGGSGPVALPYATMAAINTDNTTVGFADSDIIGMSQADIDRTLDEMQAMGVQNVRILIPWNGIELADDFFYWNKVDALVNSAYERDMGILGVLNSTPAWATEPGQPAPASPPADTAEYAEFVGAVADRYAGKVSAYEVWNEPNATTFWYPSPDPAGYTELLQAAYPAIKEADPDATVIGGVVGWVTDYPGLAISPAKYVEGMYDAGAQGYFDALSYHPYQYQVAFGQGKPYGPAAPINQLDLMHQEMVANGDGDKLIWATEYGQPTSEGGEAKQAQFISNFLNTWSGYDYTGPSFIYTTRDRATGSTDDQDTLGVLRTDWSRKPVADVIDQWTATHPQSPPSTVTLTATTDTAEATDVSTESRTATLAPVAATEIPESTLTPSTATTETSTAPTATATAEPTAESTAEPTAESTSTRSTSTRSTSTNDTTGTSSTSRTSGSKSSGTSDSGSSASSTDSSSDSDSSSDSTG, encoded by the coding sequence ATGCGACGGCCTGTCGTGAAGATCGGTATTGCAGTGACGGCCTCGGCGTTGTTCTCGGCGGGCGCCGCGAGTCTGTTGACGGCCGGGGGTTCCGGTCCGGTGGCGCTGCCATACGCGACGATGGCGGCGATCAACACAGACAACACAACCGTCGGGTTCGCCGACTCCGACATCATCGGCATGTCACAGGCTGACATCGATCGGACTCTGGACGAGATGCAGGCCATGGGCGTGCAGAACGTCCGAATCCTGATTCCATGGAACGGAATCGAGTTGGCCGACGACTTCTTCTACTGGAACAAGGTCGACGCCCTGGTGAACTCCGCCTATGAGCGCGATATGGGCATTCTTGGTGTGCTGAACTCCACGCCCGCATGGGCGACCGAACCCGGCCAGCCGGCGCCCGCGAGCCCGCCCGCCGACACCGCGGAATATGCCGAATTCGTTGGCGCAGTGGCGGACCGGTACGCCGGGAAGGTCTCTGCGTACGAGGTGTGGAACGAGCCCAATGCAACGACCTTCTGGTATCCGTCACCGGATCCCGCGGGCTACACCGAGTTGTTGCAGGCGGCTTACCCGGCGATCAAGGAGGCCGACCCGGACGCCACCGTCATCGGCGGCGTGGTCGGCTGGGTGACCGACTACCCGGGCCTGGCGATCAGCCCGGCGAAATACGTCGAGGGCATGTATGACGCTGGGGCGCAAGGGTATTTCGACGCGCTGTCGTATCACCCCTACCAGTACCAGGTCGCGTTCGGGCAGGGAAAGCCCTACGGCCCCGCGGCGCCGATCAACCAATTGGACCTGATGCACCAGGAGATGGTGGCCAACGGCGACGGTGACAAGCTGATCTGGGCGACCGAATATGGTCAGCCGACATCGGAGGGCGGCGAGGCGAAGCAGGCGCAGTTCATCTCGAACTTCCTGAACACCTGGAGCGGTTACGATTACACCGGCCCGTCGTTCATCTACACCACGCGTGACCGTGCCACCGGTAGCACCGATGATCAGGACACGCTCGGCGTGCTGCGGACGGACTGGTCTCGTAAGCCCGTAGCCGATGTCATCGATCAGTGGACGGCGACGCATCCACAGTCGCCACCGAGCACGGTGACGTTGACCGCGACGACGGACACCGCGGAGGCGACCGACGTCTCTACGGAATCGAGGACCGCGACGTTGGCTCCGGTGGCTGCGACCGAGATCCCGGAGAGCACGTTGACGCCGTCCACCGCGACGACCGAAACATCAACGGCGCCAACGGCTACCGCCACAGCAGAACCAACGGCAGAGTCGACGGCTGAGCCGACGGCAGAGTCGACATCGACCCGCTCGACGTCAACGCGATCGACGTCGACGAATGACACGACGGGTACGTCCAGTACGTCGCGTACCTCCGGGTCTAAGTCCAGCGGCACAAGCGACAGCGGATCGTCGGCGAGCAGCACGGACTCGTCGAGCGACAGCGACTCGTCAAGCGACTCCACTGGATAA
- a CDS encoding Nif3-like dinuclear metal center hexameric protein, with the protein MSVQLAEIIGVLDEAYPPRLAQGWDSVGLVCGDPSETVETVTVAVDATAAVVAEVPDSGLLLAHHPLLLRGVDTVAASTAKGALLHQMIRTGRALFTAHTNADSATPGVSDALASALGLTVEEVLEPISVSGDMDKWVVYVPSSDADGVREAMFAAGAGHIGDYSHCSWSVPGTGQFLPHEGASPAIGSVGSVEKVAEDRVEMVAPTRLRAHVLAALRSAHPYEEPAFDIFALAAVPGDVGLGRIGTLPRPEPLSAFVSRVHDALPGTSWGVRASGDSAAMVSRVAVCGGAGDSLLDRVAGAGVQAYVTADLRHHPADEHRRASDVALVDVAHWASEYPWCTQAAELLRNHFGERLPVRVSTVRTDPWNVERNGT; encoded by the coding sequence ATGAGCGTCCAACTGGCCGAGATCATCGGTGTCCTCGACGAGGCCTATCCGCCGCGGCTGGCGCAGGGCTGGGATTCAGTCGGCCTGGTCTGCGGGGACCCGTCCGAGACCGTCGAAACCGTCACCGTCGCGGTCGACGCCACTGCGGCCGTCGTCGCCGAAGTACCCGATAGCGGGTTGCTGCTCGCGCACCACCCGCTGTTGTTGCGCGGTGTCGACACCGTCGCCGCCAGCACCGCCAAGGGCGCGCTGCTGCACCAGATGATCCGCACTGGGCGGGCGTTGTTCACCGCTCATACCAACGCCGATTCGGCGACGCCTGGCGTGTCCGACGCGCTGGCAAGTGCGCTGGGGCTGACCGTCGAAGAGGTGCTGGAGCCGATCTCGGTGAGCGGTGACATGGACAAGTGGGTGGTCTACGTGCCCAGCTCCGACGCCGACGGGGTGCGCGAGGCGATGTTCGCCGCCGGCGCGGGCCACATCGGCGACTATTCGCACTGCAGCTGGAGTGTGCCCGGCACCGGACAGTTCCTGCCGCACGAGGGCGCGTCGCCTGCGATCGGCAGCGTGGGCAGCGTCGAGAAGGTGGCCGAGGACAGGGTGGAGATGGTCGCGCCGACCCGGTTGCGCGCACATGTGCTCGCCGCCTTGCGGTCTGCGCATCCGTACGAGGAGCCTGCGTTCGACATCTTCGCGCTGGCCGCGGTCCCCGGCGACGTCGGGTTGGGCCGCATCGGCACGTTGCCCCGGCCGGAACCGTTGTCCGCGTTCGTTTCCCGCGTCCACGACGCACTGCCAGGCACCTCGTGGGGCGTGCGCGCCTCAGGCGACTCGGCGGCGATGGTGTCGCGGGTGGCGGTGTGCGGGGGAGCGGGTGACTCGCTGCTCGACAGGGTCGCTGGCGCAGGCGTGCAGGCCTATGTCACCGCCGATCTGCGCCACCATCCCGCCGACGAGCACCGGCGGGCGTCGGACGTCGCGCTGGTGGACGTCGCGCACTGGGCCAGTGAATACCCCTGGTGCACACAGGCGGCCGAACTGTTGCGGAACCATTTCGGTGAAAGGCTGCCGGTGCGGGTGTCGACGGTGCGCACCGATCCGTGGAACGTCGAGAGAAACGGAACATGA
- a CDS encoding bifunctional RNase H/acid phosphatase, with translation MKVIVEADGGSRGNPGPAGYGSVVWTADRTAVLAESKQAIGRATNNVAEYRGLIAGLEEAAKLGATEVEVSMDSKLVVEQMSGRWKVKHPDIEPLHQQAKALAGRFDRISYTWIPRAKNAHADRLANEAMDAAAELEKAAAEPKQPQPVASSPGWTGARGAPTRFLLLRHGQTELSRERRYSGRGNPALTDVGRQQAEAAAQFLARTGGIDAVISSPLQRAYDTAATAAKALGLDVAVDHDLIETDFGAWEGLTFAEAAERDPDQHRRWLRDAGIAPPDGESFDSVAERVRRAQARIINEHAGATVLVVSHVTPIKTLLRTALDAGPGILYRLHLDLASLSIAEFYPDGVASVRLVNQTAYL, from the coding sequence GTGAAGGTGATAGTCGAGGCCGACGGCGGCTCGCGCGGAAACCCGGGGCCCGCAGGCTACGGATCGGTCGTGTGGACGGCCGACCGCACCGCGGTGCTTGCCGAGAGCAAGCAGGCGATCGGGCGGGCCACCAACAACGTCGCCGAATATCGCGGGTTGATCGCGGGCCTGGAGGAAGCGGCAAAACTCGGCGCCACCGAGGTCGAGGTCTCGATGGACTCGAAGCTTGTGGTGGAACAGATGTCGGGCCGGTGGAAGGTCAAGCATCCCGATATCGAACCGCTGCATCAGCAGGCGAAGGCACTGGCGGGGCGGTTCGACCGGATCAGCTACACCTGGATCCCGCGCGCCAAGAACGCCCACGCCGATCGGCTGGCCAACGAGGCGATGGATGCGGCGGCCGAACTCGAGAAGGCGGCCGCAGAGCCGAAGCAACCGCAACCGGTGGCGTCGTCCCCTGGCTGGACCGGTGCGCGCGGCGCGCCGACCCGCTTTCTGCTGCTGCGCCACGGGCAAACTGAATTATCAAGGGAGCGGCGGTATTCCGGCCGCGGCAACCCTGCGCTGACCGATGTCGGACGCCAGCAGGCGGAGGCGGCCGCACAGTTTCTCGCGCGAACTGGCGGCATCGATGCCGTCATCTCCTCGCCGTTGCAGCGGGCGTACGACACGGCGGCGACGGCAGCCAAGGCGCTCGGCCTCGACGTCGCGGTCGACCACGATCTGATCGAAACCGACTTCGGGGCATGGGAAGGCTTGACGTTCGCCGAAGCGGCCGAGCGTGACCCCGACCAACACCGGCGCTGGCTGCGCGACGCCGGCATCGCCCCTCCTGACGGCGAGAGCTTCGACAGTGTCGCCGAGCGGGTGCGACGCGCGCAGGCGCGAATCATCAACGAGCACGCCGGTGCAACAGTGTTGGTGGTTTCGCATGTGACGCCGATCAAGACGCTGCTGCGGACGGCACTCGACGCGGGCCCCGGCATCCTCTACCGGTTACATCTCGACCTCGCTTCGCTGTCCATCGCGGAGTTCTATCCGGACGGCGTGGCCTCGGTGCGGTTGGTCAACCAGACGGCCTACCTGTAG
- a CDS encoding low molecular weight protein-tyrosine-phosphatase — translation MSEPLHVTFICSGNICRSPMAEKMFAHQIQQRGLSDAVRVTSAGTGSWHVGDPADRRASHVLREHGYPTAHRAAQIDDDHLSADLVIALGRNHFRMLQEMGVPANRIRMLRSFDPRSGAHPLDVEDPYYGTHDDFEDTFTVIEAALPGLHSWVDEQLASRGIAS, via the coding sequence GTGTCTGAGCCGCTACACGTCACGTTCATCTGCTCCGGGAACATCTGCCGGTCGCCGATGGCGGAGAAGATGTTCGCCCACCAGATCCAGCAACGGGGGCTGTCCGACGCGGTCCGCGTCACCAGCGCGGGCACCGGCAGTTGGCACGTCGGCGATCCCGCCGACCGGCGCGCGTCACACGTGCTTCGCGAACACGGCTATCCCACGGCGCACCGGGCCGCGCAGATCGACGACGATCACCTCTCGGCGGATCTGGTCATCGCGCTCGGCCGCAACCACTTCCGCATGCTGCAGGAAATGGGGGTGCCTGCCAACAGGATCCGGATGCTGCGGTCGTTCGATCCGCGGTCAGGAGCGCACCCCCTCGACGTCGAAGATCCGTATTACGGAACGCATGACGATTTCGAAGACACGTTCACCGTGATCGAGGCGGCCCTGCCGGGGCTGCACAGTTGGGTGGACGAACAGTTGGCGAGCCGGGGAATCGCAAGCTGA
- a CDS encoding zinc ribbon domain-containing protein, whose translation MKAEVVQQRSLLELAELDAELSRIAHRAKNLPAQQQLEEAQSAHREANDRLAAVQIALEDLDGQVAKFESEIDSVRQREDRDRSLLSGGTVDAKQLTDLQHELETLERRQASLEDSLLEVMERREELQSQQADELARIDELQTKLAEAQQACDDARGEIDQLKHQSLSRRDELVAALDPDLVGLYERQRARGGAGAGVLQGRRCGACRIEIDRGELARISAAADDEVLRCPECGAILLRVKGVGA comes from the coding sequence ATGAAAGCAGAAGTAGTGCAACAACGTTCGTTGCTCGAGCTGGCCGAACTCGACGCCGAGCTGAGCCGCATCGCGCACCGGGCCAAGAACCTGCCCGCCCAACAGCAGCTCGAGGAGGCGCAGTCGGCGCATCGAGAGGCCAACGACCGTCTCGCCGCGGTGCAGATCGCACTGGAAGACCTCGACGGCCAGGTGGCCAAGTTCGAGTCTGAGATCGACTCTGTCCGGCAGCGCGAGGACCGCGACCGGTCGCTGCTGTCCGGGGGCACTGTCGACGCCAAACAGCTGACCGACCTACAGCACGAACTCGAGACGCTGGAGCGGCGTCAGGCCAGCCTCGAGGATTCGCTGCTGGAGGTGATGGAGCGTCGCGAGGAATTGCAGAGCCAGCAGGCCGACGAGCTCGCCCGAATCGACGAGTTGCAGACCAAGCTCGCCGAGGCGCAGCAGGCGTGCGATGACGCACGAGGCGAAATAGATCAGCTCAAACACCAATCCCTTTCTCGCCGAGACGAATTGGTGGCCGCTCTGGACCCCGATCTGGTCGGGTTGTACGAGCGTCAGCGTGCGCGCGGTGGCGCAGGCGCAGGCGTGCTGCAAGGCCGTCGCTGCGGGGCGTGCCGGATCGAGATCGACCGCGGCGAGTTGGCACGCATCTCCGCCGCCGCCGACGACGAGGTGCTGCGTTGCCCCGAGTGCGGCGCAATTCTGCTGCGAGTCAAGGGAGTCGGCGCGTGA
- a CDS encoding oxygenase MpaB family protein, whose amino-acid sequence MRLGPPRRPTRVADLLNPAAVLLPAANVIMQLASPGVGYGVLESPVDSGNVYKHPLKRSRTTGYYLAAATVGTDADRALVRREIDKVHTMIRSRATSPVRYNAFDPRLQLWVAACLYRYYVDQHEFLYGPLDDDAADAVYQDARKLGTTLQVREDMWPPDRAAFDEYWKRSLEELRIDPPVRKHLYGVAATEFLPTPLRQLIGPLNLFATTGFLPPEFRDHMQLKWSRDQQRLFELLLFGLRVADRVIPRDFWLFTYELYLRNMRARARLGRRVI is encoded by the coding sequence ATGAGGCTGGGTCCGCCCCGGCGCCCGACCCGGGTCGCCGATCTGCTGAACCCCGCCGCGGTGCTGCTGCCTGCGGCGAACGTGATCATGCAATTGGCCTCGCCGGGAGTCGGGTACGGCGTGCTGGAGAGTCCGGTCGACAGCGGCAACGTCTACAAGCATCCGCTGAAGCGGTCCCGCACCACCGGCTACTACCTCGCCGCGGCGACCGTTGGCACCGACGCGGACCGTGCGCTGGTGCGTCGGGAAATCGACAAGGTGCACACCATGATCCGGTCGCGCGCCACCAGCCCGGTGCGATACAACGCATTCGACCCGCGGCTGCAACTGTGGGTGGCGGCCTGTCTGTACCGGTATTACGTCGATCAGCACGAATTTCTGTATGGCCCACTGGATGACGACGCCGCCGACGCCGTGTATCAGGACGCCAGGAAGCTGGGTACCACGCTGCAGGTCCGCGAAGACATGTGGCCGCCCGACCGGGCCGCGTTCGACGAGTACTGGAAGCGCTCGCTCGAGGAGCTCCGCATCGACCCTCCGGTGCGCAAGCACCTGTACGGCGTCGCGGCGACGGAGTTTCTGCCGACACCGCTGCGGCAGTTGATCGGGCCGCTGAATCTCTTTGCGACGACCGGGTTTCTGCCACCGGAATTCCGCGATCACATGCAGTTGAAATGGTCCCGGGATCAGCAGCGGTTGTTCGAGCTGCTGCTGTTCGGCTTGCGCGTCGCCGACCGTGTCATCCCGCGAGACTTCTGGTTGTTCACCTACGAGCTGTACTTGCGCAACATGCGGGCCCGAGCACGCCTCGGAAGGCGAGTCATCTGA
- the cobC gene encoding Rv2231c family pyridoxal phosphate-dependent protein CobC, with product MLDFAVNVRATEPPLWLVDRLSARLADLGRYPSAADERRAVHAVAARHGRVADEVAPLAGAAEAFAMLANLRPRLAALIAPSFTEPEAALADAGVPVRHVVLRPPFGLAGARVPDAADLVVVGNPTNPTGVLHTREQILALRRPGRVVVVDEAFMDAVVDERESLAGESLPDVVVLRSLTKTWALAGLRVGYAVGPREVLDRMTARRPHWPIGTLQLEAIAACNTPEAVAEAQRGAHRLGALRAAMVDAMSSIGLDVIDGSAPFVLFTVPDAQLMRKILDGKGIAVRRCDTFVGLDGEYLRAAVRPHWPVLVDAIAESLR from the coding sequence ATGCTGGACTTCGCCGTCAACGTTCGCGCCACCGAGCCGCCGTTGTGGCTGGTCGACCGGCTGTCCGCGCGACTGGCCGACCTCGGCCGGTATCCCAGCGCAGCCGACGAGCGCCGCGCTGTGCACGCCGTGGCCGCCAGGCACGGCCGCGTCGCCGACGAGGTGGCGCCGCTCGCCGGGGCGGCGGAAGCCTTCGCGATGCTGGCCAACCTTCGGCCGCGGCTCGCCGCGTTGATCGCGCCCTCTTTCACCGAGCCCGAGGCCGCGCTGGCCGACGCTGGTGTCCCGGTCAGGCATGTGGTGCTGCGCCCGCCGTTCGGCCTGGCCGGTGCCCGCGTGCCGGACGCAGCCGATCTCGTCGTCGTCGGCAATCCGACGAACCCGACCGGCGTGCTGCATACCCGCGAGCAGATCCTTGCGCTGCGCAGGCCGGGCCGCGTCGTCGTGGTCGACGAGGCGTTCATGGACGCCGTCGTGGATGAGCGTGAGTCGCTGGCCGGCGAATCGCTTCCCGACGTGGTGGTGCTGCGCAGCCTCACCAAGACCTGGGCGCTGGCCGGGCTGCGCGTCGGCTACGCGGTGGGCCCGCGGGAGGTCCTCGACAGGATGACCGCGCGGCGGCCGCACTGGCCGATCGGCACGCTTCAACTCGAGGCGATTGCGGCGTGCAACACACCGGAGGCGGTCGCCGAGGCGCAGCGCGGTGCACACCGGCTTGGTGCACTGCGCGCCGCGATGGTCGACGCCATGAGTAGCATCGGCCTGGATGTCATCGACGGCAGCGCCCCATTCGTACTGTTCACCGTCCCGGACGCGCAACTGATGCGAAAGATTCTGGACGGCAAGGGAATCGCTGTGCGCCGGTGTGACACGTTCGTCGGCCTGGACGGTGAATACCTGCGCGCGGCCGTGCGCCCGCACTGGCCCGTCCTCGTCGACGCGATCGCGGAGTCGTTGCGATGA
- a CDS encoding peroxiredoxin translates to MLEVGSQAPDFTLKDQNGQSVGLSSFRGEKDVLLVFFPLAFTSICQGELDEIRDHLSDYENDETATLAISVGPPPTHKIWATQSGFTFPVLSDFWPHGATAQSYGVFNDVTGFANRGTFVVDRSGVIRFAEMKQPGEPRDQGVWKAALTALRPR, encoded by the coding sequence GTGCTCGAAGTCGGTAGTCAGGCGCCGGACTTCACGCTCAAGGACCAGAACGGGCAGTCCGTCGGCCTGAGCAGCTTCCGTGGCGAGAAGGACGTCCTGCTGGTGTTCTTTCCGCTTGCATTCACCTCGATCTGCCAAGGCGAGCTCGACGAGATCCGCGATCACCTGTCGGACTACGAGAACGACGAGACGGCCACATTGGCGATCTCGGTGGGCCCGCCGCCAACGCACAAGATCTGGGCGACGCAGAGCGGCTTCACTTTTCCGGTGCTGTCGGATTTCTGGCCGCACGGCGCGACGGCACAGTCCTACGGCGTGTTCAACGACGTCACCGGCTTCGCCAACCGCGGCACGTTCGTGGTGGACCGCTCGGGCGTCATCCGGTTCGCGGAGATGAAGCAGCCGGGGGAGCCCCGCGATCAGGGGGTGTGGAAGGCCGCGCTGACGGCGCTGCGGCCACGCTGA
- a CDS encoding DUF3052 domain-containing protein, with the protein MVAADDAPNYARRLGIQKDQVVQELGWDSDVDDDIRADIEEACGGELLDEDADEVIDVVLLWWRDGDGDLVDNLMDAITPLADDGVIWVVTPKTGKPGHVQPAEIAESAPTAGLMQTSSANLGDWIASRLVQPKSKAAGRR; encoded by the coding sequence GTGGTCGCGGCGGATGACGCCCCGAACTACGCCCGCAGACTGGGCATCCAAAAAGATCAGGTTGTGCAGGAGTTGGGCTGGGACTCCGACGTCGACGACGACATCCGGGCCGACATCGAAGAGGCGTGCGGCGGTGAGCTGCTCGACGAGGACGCCGACGAGGTCATCGATGTGGTCCTGTTGTGGTGGCGTGATGGCGACGGCGACCTCGTCGACAACCTGATGGACGCGATCACCCCGCTCGCCGACGACGGCGTCATCTGGGTGGTCACCCCGAAGACGGGCAAACCGGGCCATGTGCAACCGGCCGAGATCGCCGAATCGGCGCCGACGGCCGGCCTGATGCAGACATCGTCGGCCAACCTCGGCGACTGGATCGCGAGCAGGTTGGTGCAGCCGAAGTCCAAAGCGGCCGGCAGAAGGTAG
- a CDS encoding cobalamin biosynthesis protein produces the protein MFVQACQARVAGITAGYLADVLFGDPRRGHPVALFGDAAAALEQRTYADSRRAGAVHVGVLLGSLGAFGVAVERRGGPVWTAVATAAATFVALGGTSLGRTGHQMAALLDSGDVEAARRLLPSLCGRDPAALDSAGLARAALESIAENTSDAHVAPVLWAAIGGVPAVLVYRGANTLDAMIGNKSPRYARFGWAAARFDDAANYLAARVTGLLVALCAPLVGGSPAAALRAWRRDAARHPSPNAGVVEASFAGALGVRLGGPTQYAHELEIRPTLGDGRPPQVADLGRAVRLSRIVQAAATATSVSVACRIGRRVSARR, from the coding sequence GTGTTTGTGCAGGCGTGTCAGGCGCGCGTTGCGGGGATCACCGCCGGCTATCTCGCCGACGTGCTGTTCGGCGACCCGCGTCGCGGCCATCCGGTGGCGCTGTTCGGTGACGCGGCAGCCGCTTTGGAACAGCGCACCTACGCCGATTCCCGCCGCGCCGGGGCGGTGCACGTCGGGGTGCTGCTCGGCTCGCTCGGTGCTTTCGGTGTGGCCGTCGAACGCCGCGGGGGACCGGTGTGGACGGCCGTGGCGACGGCGGCGGCCACATTCGTCGCGCTCGGTGGAACGTCGCTGGGCCGCACCGGACACCAGATGGCCGCCCTGCTCGACAGCGGCGACGTCGAAGCCGCCCGGCGGCTACTGCCGTCGCTGTGCGGACGTGACCCCGCGGCGCTGGATTCGGCAGGGTTGGCGCGCGCGGCGCTGGAATCGATCGCCGAGAACACCTCCGATGCCCATGTGGCCCCCGTGTTGTGGGCCGCGATCGGAGGGGTCCCCGCGGTGCTCGTCTACCGCGGCGCGAACACGCTCGACGCGATGATCGGCAACAAGTCGCCCCGGTACGCCCGATTTGGTTGGGCCGCAGCACGTTTCGACGATGCGGCGAATTACCTCGCAGCCCGTGTGACAGGCCTGCTGGTGGCGCTGTGCGCCCCGCTGGTCGGCGGTTCTCCCGCTGCGGCGTTGCGGGCCTGGCGCCGCGACGCGGCCCGCCACCCCAGCCCCAACGCCGGCGTCGTGGAGGCGTCCTTCGCCGGTGCGCTGGGGGTACGACTCGGTGGGCCCACGCAGTACGCCCACGAGCTGGAGATCAGGCCGACGCTCGGCGACGGCAGGCCTCCCCAGGTCGCCGATCTGGGTCGCGCGGTGCGGTTGTCACGCATCGTGCAGGCCGCGGCGACGGCGACCAGTGTCAGCGTCGCCTGCCGTATCGGTCGGCGAGTTTCTGCTCGACGGTGA
- a CDS encoding SURF1 family protein → MLKRWSFLLRPAWLALFVVVIAFAYLCFTVLAPWQLGKNTKTSRENNQISASLTADPVPLKTYLPHQDSSAPDAEWRRVTATGHYLPDQQVLARLRVIEGDPAFEVLTPFAVDGGPVVLVDRGYVKPEQGSNAPPIAAAPTGTVTITARLRDSEPTVQGKDPFRENGAQQVYSINTAQISELVRTPLTGSYLQLVENQPGGLGVIALPQLDAGPFLSYGIQWIAFGIIAPILVGYFVYAEVQQRRREKAAASTAERDAPLTVEQKLADRYGRRR, encoded by the coding sequence ATGCTCAAGCGGTGGAGCTTTCTCCTGCGGCCGGCGTGGCTGGCGCTGTTCGTCGTGGTGATCGCGTTCGCGTACCTGTGCTTCACCGTCCTCGCGCCGTGGCAGCTGGGCAAGAACACGAAGACGTCGCGGGAGAACAACCAGATCTCAGCGTCGCTGACGGCCGACCCGGTGCCGTTGAAAACGTATCTGCCGCATCAGGATTCGTCGGCCCCGGACGCCGAGTGGCGGCGGGTGACGGCGACGGGGCACTACCTGCCCGACCAGCAGGTACTGGCCCGGCTTCGCGTGATCGAAGGCGATCCCGCGTTCGAGGTACTCACGCCGTTCGCTGTCGACGGTGGGCCGGTGGTGCTGGTCGACCGCGGATACGTCAAGCCCGAGCAGGGCTCGAACGCGCCGCCGATCGCGGCTGCGCCGACCGGAACCGTGACGATCACCGCACGGCTGCGCGACTCGGAGCCGACAGTGCAGGGCAAGGATCCGTTCCGGGAGAACGGCGCACAGCAGGTGTATTCGATCAACACCGCGCAGATCTCCGAGCTGGTCCGAACACCGCTGACCGGGTCGTATCTCCAACTGGTCGAGAACCAGCCCGGCGGGCTCGGCGTCATCGCCTTGCCGCAACTCGACGCGGGCCCGTTCCTGTCGTACGGCATCCAGTGGATCGCGTTCGGCATCATCGCCCCGATCCTGGTGGGCTACTTCGTCTACGCCGAGGTGCAGCAGCGCAGGCGGGAGAAGGCCGCCGCGTCGACTGCCGAGCGCGACGCCCCGCTCACCGTCGAGCAGAAACTCGCCGACCGATACGGCAGGCGACGCTGA